The Phragmitibacter flavus genome contains a region encoding:
- a CDS encoding FMN-dependent NADH-azoreductase: MKPKSLLVINASGRVTRSVTRHLTQRFVDRWIGLDDGAAVTYRDVGLEPPTAIDEAWIAAGFTEDHQRTPEMREALSTSEALIEEIENARVVVMGVPMYNFGMPAAMKAYLDQIVRVGRTFALTGDDSHPYQPLLESKPLVIISAAGTSGYEPGGHSEHLNFLDPHLRAVMAFIGLDDAAFVRVVFEEQQDGQFKRSLSAAEAQVDAKVDELLGTLALSGGGLKP, from the coding sequence ATGAAACCGAAATCCTTGTTAGTGATCAATGCCAGCGGACGTGTGACGCGTTCGGTTACACGCCATCTAACTCAGCGGTTTGTGGATCGGTGGATCGGTTTGGATGACGGGGCAGCCGTGACTTATCGGGACGTGGGATTGGAACCTCCAACGGCGATTGATGAGGCGTGGATTGCGGCGGGTTTTACGGAAGATCATCAACGCACCCCTGAGATGCGGGAGGCCTTGTCGACCAGTGAGGCGTTGATCGAAGAGATTGAAAATGCGAGGGTGGTGGTGATGGGGGTGCCGATGTATAACTTTGGCATGCCCGCAGCGATGAAGGCCTATCTGGACCAAATCGTGAGGGTGGGAAGGACGTTTGCCTTGACGGGAGATGATTCCCATCCGTATCAGCCGTTGCTGGAGTCAAAGCCGCTGGTGATCATCTCGGCGGCGGGAACGTCGGGATATGAACCGGGAGGTCACAGCGAGCATCTCAATTTTTTGGATCCGCATCTGAGAGCGGTGATGGCATTCATTGGACTGGACGACGCAGCGTTTGTTCGCGTGGTGTTTGAGGAGCAGCAGGATGGCCAGTTCAAGCGATCATTGAGTGCCGCGGAAGCGCAGGTGGATGCGAAGGTGGATGAGCTATTGGGCACGCTGGCGCTGAGTGGTGGAGGGTTGAAACCATGA
- a CDS encoding DUF1772 domain-containing protein — protein MNELDDSLRFVAALGCGLMAGVFFAFSTLVMKALGRLPTEDGIAAMQAINVGALKSWFLPVFMGTALLCLLVLVGSFGQWGMTSTYWSMAGAALYLGGTFLVTVIFNVPLNDALAGLTSSAPERTTFWANYQASWNFWNYVRTMSSLAGLGFLMMGFWRWT, from the coding sequence ATGAATGAATTGGACGACAGTTTGCGGTTTGTGGCTGCGCTGGGATGTGGTCTGATGGCGGGGGTGTTTTTTGCGTTTTCGACCTTGGTGATGAAAGCGCTGGGAAGGCTTCCGACGGAGGATGGAATCGCGGCGATGCAGGCGATCAATGTGGGTGCCTTGAAGTCGTGGTTTTTGCCGGTGTTCATGGGGACGGCACTGCTGTGCCTGTTGGTGTTGGTTGGGTCCTTCGGGCAATGGGGAATGACGTCGACCTATTGGAGTATGGCCGGAGCGGCCTTGTATCTGGGTGGAACGTTTTTGGTGACGGTGATTTTTAATGTTCCCTTGAATGATGCATTGGCAGGCCTGACTTCCTCAGCTCCAGAGAGGACGACTTTTTGGGCGAACTATCAGGCGAGTTGGAATTTTTGGAATTATGTGAGGACGATGAGTTCGCTTGCGGGGTTGGGATTTTTGATGATGGGTTTTTGGAGATGGACATAA
- a CDS encoding PcfJ domain-containing protein — protein sequence MTLINDTDLFTTSHPDEYPCITVQVRVAAYSKHWIRQPEDWIPRPNSSASPKEQIQHLLEHLFVLWPVPEYLHSAWLVNGDLVYLERDWYCLLGSGASLRNLPGMPPSISSRALHLSQTAPAHLTIRQALRWGQVKAMNGSESLIHAVLSSRMVYDFSNDVIWSRLVEKFSVSLELPPNDFGIISDTLLEVLDKHGLKRAKTLVDRPLKELLCFSQKYWRSFITSIRASLPDFKIDDVNRPSYRAELRYLGASTWPLITGSTPAELITHHGGRTRHWKMQELNSHAQLIAESQTLRHCVHAYGGCCKAGHSAIFSLQSYDIIKEQKYESHHLTIEVDPQTRKVVQVRGKWNRIHDSKKLSALQIFAEQLDLVL from the coding sequence GTGACCCTCATCAACGATACCGACCTGTTTACCACCAGCCATCCGGATGAATACCCCTGCATCACCGTGCAGGTGCGTGTCGCGGCTTATTCGAAACATTGGATTCGCCAGCCAGAAGACTGGATCCCGAGACCAAACTCATCGGCATCGCCAAAAGAACAAATCCAACATTTGCTTGAACATCTCTTTGTCCTTTGGCCCGTGCCGGAATACCTGCACTCCGCCTGGCTGGTGAACGGCGATCTGGTGTATCTGGAGCGGGATTGGTATTGCCTGCTCGGCAGCGGTGCAAGTCTCCGGAATCTCCCAGGCATGCCGCCCTCAATCAGTTCGAGAGCATTGCATCTCAGCCAGACCGCACCAGCGCATCTGACGATCCGGCAAGCCCTCCGCTGGGGACAGGTCAAAGCCATGAACGGGAGCGAGTCCCTCATCCATGCGGTTCTTTCCAGTCGCATGGTCTACGATTTCTCCAATGACGTGATCTGGTCACGGCTTGTCGAGAAGTTCAGCGTTTCACTTGAGCTGCCGCCAAATGATTTCGGCATCATCTCCGACACCCTTTTGGAGGTGCTCGACAAACACGGCTTGAAACGCGCAAAGACTCTGGTGGATCGACCATTAAAGGAACTGCTGTGCTTCAGTCAAAAATACTGGCGTTCCTTCATCACAAGCATCCGAGCTTCATTGCCGGACTTCAAAATTGACGATGTGAACCGCCCCAGTTATCGAGCCGAACTCCGCTATCTTGGCGCGTCAACCTGGCCTCTCATTACCGGGTCAACTCCAGCTGAACTAATCACCCACCATGGTGGTCGGACTCGGCATTGGAAAATGCAGGAACTCAACTCCCATGCTCAACTCATCGCCGAAAGCCAGACATTGAGGCACTGTGTTCACGCCTACGGTGGCTGCTGCAAAGCGGGTCACTCGGCCATTTTCAGCCTGCAATCCTATGACATCATCAAGGAGCAAAAATATGAATCCCATCACCTCACCATTGAAGTCGATCCCCAGACGCGCAAGGTGGTTCAGGTTCGTGGTAAATGGAATCGAATTCATGACTCCAAAAAACTCTCTGCACTTCAGATCTTTGCCGAACAACTTGATCTTGTTCTCTGA
- a CDS encoding winged helix-turn-helix transcriptional regulator: MKTLADYEQKFDRLRDECPVRAALDVIRGRWKPSILWELHLGTKRFSDLQSALPGVTAQALTVQLRQLEADGVVVRTVYPEMSVRVEYGLTEHGHALSGVMDQLQDWGEAYLKRQGAVTKL; encoded by the coding sequence ATGAAGACACTCGCGGACTATGAGCAGAAGTTCGACCGATTACGGGATGAATGTCCGGTGAGGGCGGCGCTGGATGTGATTCGTGGGCGGTGGAAACCTTCCATCTTGTGGGAATTGCATCTTGGAACAAAAAGGTTTTCGGATTTGCAGTCGGCATTGCCTGGAGTGACGGCCCAGGCGTTGACGGTGCAGCTTCGTCAACTGGAGGCAGACGGTGTGGTGGTGCGGACGGTGTATCCTGAAATGTCGGTGCGTGTTGAGTATGGGCTGACGGAACATGGCCATGCCTTGTCGGGGGTGATGGATCAACTGCAGGATTGGGGTGAGGCTTATCTGAAGCGGCAGGGTGCGGTCACAAAGTTGTGA
- a CDS encoding OsmC family protein translates to MKQKASAVWQGSLKEGTGTVSTGSGALVEKPYSFKTRFEGEQGTNPEELIGAAHAGCFSMAFSMILGGAGFTPDKIETTATISLEPKDGGFAITASHLEMTAVIPGIDEATFQDLAGKAKTGCPVSKLLNAEITLDAKLG, encoded by the coding sequence ATGAAACAAAAAGCATCCGCAGTATGGCAGGGCAGCCTCAAGGAAGGCACCGGCACCGTCTCGACAGGCTCAGGCGCACTGGTCGAAAAACCGTATTCCTTCAAAACCCGCTTTGAAGGCGAGCAGGGCACCAATCCAGAAGAACTCATCGGCGCCGCCCACGCCGGCTGCTTCTCAATGGCGTTCTCGATGATCCTCGGTGGTGCGGGATTCACCCCTGACAAAATTGAAACCACCGCCACGATTTCATTGGAACCCAAGGACGGCGGATTCGCCATCACTGCCAGCCACCTTGAAATGACCGCCGTCATCCCCGGTATCGACGAAGCCACCTTCCAAGACCTCGCCGGCAAAGCCAAAACCGGCTGCCCAGTTTCAAAATTGCTCAACGCAGAAATCACGCTGGACGCCAAGCTCGGTTGA